A stretch of the Solanum dulcamara chromosome 6, daSolDulc1.2, whole genome shotgun sequence genome encodes the following:
- the LOC129891323 gene encoding protein FAR1-RELATED SEQUENCE 9: MNSGQKILGGGVQHVLDYLRRMQAESPAFFYAVQGDNGSSNGNIFWADATARMNYHYFGDSIKLDTSYRANGCWVPFATFTGLNHHAQPVLFGCALIFNESEASLVWLLQTWLQAMSGQKPVSITTDIDQLIQMAVAHVLPETHHRLCKWSILRETKEKLTNVFQTHPTFETEFMKCVNASETIEEFESQWKSFLERYYLTDNEYLQSIYSACRHWVPVFMRETFFGDILSDEDNDAKNTFFNGYVDASTTIQTLIKQYEKALTIWHEMELKEDLDSTNTTPVLKTPSPMEKQAANLYTRKVFIKFQEELVETLANPATKIDESRTITTYHVAKFGEEHKAHTVRFNTFELTANCSCLMFEFSGIICRHVLSVFRAKNVLTLPSQYILKRWTRNAKSGSGSTLEEHRLALPSNSQESLTMRHNSLRQEAIKFVEEGAKSIHSYNVAVNALKEAAKKVAAAKKKNTNKTLVNNIVNGCNQGVDEGVIDQADSDQSKEEKEQKIRELSTELECLNQQSEVYRANLLAVLKDMEEEKLKLSVKVQNARLSLKE; the protein is encoded by the coding sequence ATGAATAGCGGACAAAAAATCCTTGGTGGAGGGGTTCAGCATGTGTTGGACTATCTGAGGCGAATGCAAGCTGAAAGTCCAGCATTTTTCTATGCTGTTCAGGGTGATAATGGATCTTCTAATGGAAACATTTTTTGGGCCGATGCAACTGCCAGAATGAACTATCATTACTTTGGGGATAGTATCAAATTGGATACTTCCTATCGAGCTAACGGCTGTTGGGTACCTTTTGCTACTTTCACTGGCTTAAATCATCATGCACAGCCTGTTCTTTTTGGATGTGCTTTGATTTTTAATGAGTCTGAAGCCTCACTCGTCTGGCTCCTGCAAACTTGGCTTCAAGCGATGTCTGGACAGAAGCCTGTTTCCATCACAACTGACATTGATCAGCTCATACAGATGGCTGTTGCTCACGTTCTGCCAGAAACTCACCATCGTCTTTGTAAATGGAGCATACTTCGAGAAACCAAGGAGAAGCTGACTAACGTATTTCAAACACATCCAACCTTTGAAACTGAATTTATGAAGTGCGTTAATGCAAGTGAGACAATCGAGGAATTTGAATCTCAGTGGAAGTCATTCCTAGAAAGATATTACCTCACGGATAATGAATACCTTCAATCAATTTATAGTGCTTGCCGTCATTGGGTTCCTGTTTTCATGCGCGAGACATTTTTTGGGGATATTTTAAGTGATGAAGACAATGATGCCAAAAACACTTTCTTCAATGGGTATGTGGATGCTTCTACCACTATCCAGACGTTGAttaaacaatatgaaaaagccCTTACAATCTGGCACGAAATGGAATTAAAAGAAGATCTTGACTCTACTAATACTACACCAGTTCTAAAGACACCATCGCCTATGGAAAAACAAGCAGCTAATCTCTATACTAGGAAGGTTTTCATAAAATTTCAAGAGGAGCTGGTTGAGACCCTTGCAAATCCTGCAACTAAAATTGATGAATCCAGaacaatcacaacatatcatgTTGCAAAATTTGGGGAAGAGCACAAGGCGCACACGGTTAGGTTCAACACATTTGAGTTGACAGCAAACTGTAGCTGTCTAATGTTTGAATTTTCAGGTATAATTTGTAGACATGTGTTATCTGTGTTCAGAGCCAAAAATGTTCTTACGCTTCCTTCTCAATACATTTTGAAACGTTGGACACGAAATGCCAAGAGTGGCAGTGGAAGCACTTTAGAGGAACATCGTTTAGCGTTACCTAGCAATTCTCAGGAGTCTTTAACTATGCGTCATAATAGTTTGCGACAGGAGGCAATTAAATTTGTAGAAGAAGGGGCGAAATCTATTCATAGTTACAATGTTGCAGTGAATGCTCTGAAAGAGGCTGCAAAAAAGGTTGCTGCTGCAAAGAAGAAAAACACTAACAAAACTCTGGTGAACAACATAGTAAATGGATGCAATCAAGGAGTGGATGAAGGAGTTATTGATCAAGCAGATTCAGATCAATCCAAG